From Alistipes sp. ZOR0009, a single genomic window includes:
- a CDS encoding alpha-amylase family protein has translation MIKKSTIGAGLGVALMATASPHANAQQAEAAKATTPKKEVVYQVFTRLFGNDNTTNKPWGTIEENGVGKFNDINDKALQEIKNLGITYIWYTGVPHHAVVTDYTKYGISKDDPDVVKGRAGSPYAVKDYYNVDPDMAVNVENRLQEFKALIARTHKHGMKVLIDIVPNHVARHYASSIFPERDFGRNDITTMEYRRDNNFYYIPGQQFLVPNPRDGYKPLGGEAHPMVDGKFFEFPAKWTGNGSRLAQPDHWDWYETVKINYGIRPDGSKDFPELPAGFDNKSWKEHYEFWKGKDVPDSWYKFRDIALYWTNMGVDGFRFDMAEMVPYEFWSFMNSSIKNMNPDAFLLAEVYNPKQYRNYIHLGKMDYLYDKVELYDTLKNVIQGRGNTDHIVGIQNGLADIEHHMLHFLDNHDEQRVASPEFAGDARKGMPMMVISTTISTAPAMVYFGQELGEDGSENMGFGHHSRTTIFDYASVPTIVRWRNGGKYDGGQLTKQEKELRDFYKRLLNFSIGSDALMGKYAEIQTINRNETKGYDKNLFSFVRWSNKQKLIIVSNLDAKQNSQFNLTVPASIISQWGLKNGSYKMKDALYGKSATLKVSNGVGTVQVSIAPLESFIYEM, from the coding sequence ATGATAAAAAAATCGACTATAGGAGCAGGATTGGGTGTAGCACTAATGGCTACAGCAAGTCCACATGCCAATGCCCAACAAGCAGAGGCAGCCAAAGCTACCACCCCTAAAAAGGAGGTGGTTTACCAAGTTTTCACACGGCTTTTCGGAAACGACAACACCACCAACAAGCCTTGGGGAACTATAGAGGAAAACGGCGTTGGCAAGTTTAACGACATTAACGACAAGGCACTTCAGGAAATTAAAAACCTTGGTATTACCTACATCTGGTACACAGGCGTTCCGCATCATGCGGTGGTTACCGATTACACCAAGTACGGAATCTCGAAAGACGATCCAGATGTGGTAAAAGGTCGTGCTGGATCTCCCTATGCAGTTAAGGACTACTATAACGTAGATCCAGATATGGCCGTAAACGTAGAAAACCGCCTGCAGGAGTTTAAGGCTCTTATTGCCCGCACCCACAAGCACGGCATGAAGGTGCTGATTGATATCGTACCCAACCACGTTGCCCGCCACTATGCGAGCTCCATCTTCCCCGAAAGAGATTTTGGCCGCAACGATATCACAACCATGGAATATCGTAGAGACAACAACTTCTACTATATCCCCGGACAGCAATTTTTGGTTCCAAATCCTCGCGATGGCTACAAGCCCCTAGGTGGCGAAGCCCATCCAATGGTAGACGGTAAGTTCTTTGAATTTCCTGCTAAATGGACAGGCAACGGCTCGCGCCTAGCACAACCCGACCACTGGGACTGGTACGAGACGGTAAAGATCAACTACGGTATCCGCCCCGATGGCTCTAAGGATTTCCCCGAGCTGCCTGCTGGGTTTGATAACAAATCGTGGAAAGAGCACTACGAGTTTTGGAAGGGTAAGGATGTTCCAGATTCATGGTACAAGTTCCGCGACATCGCCCTGTACTGGACCAACATGGGGGTAGATGGCTTCCGCTTCGATATGGCAGAGATGGTTCCCTACGAGTTTTGGAGTTTCATGAACTCGTCCATCAAAAACATGAACCCCGACGCCTTCCTTTTGGCCGAAGTTTACAACCCCAAGCAGTACCGCAACTACATCCACCTCGGAAAAATGGACTACCTATACGACAAGGTGGAACTTTACGATACGCTTAAAAATGTTATCCAAGGCCGAGGTAATACCGACCATATTGTTGGTATTCAAAACGGCTTAGCCGACATTGAGCACCACATGCTTCACTTTCTCGATAACCACGACGAGCAGCGCGTTGCCAGCCCAGAGTTTGCCGGTGACGCCCGCAAGGGAATGCCCATGATGGTCATCTCGACCACCATCAGCACCGCACCAGCCATGGTTTACTTTGGACAGGAGCTTGGCGAAGATGGTTCGGAAAATATGGGCTTTGGACACCACTCTCGCACCACCATCTTCGACTATGCCAGCGTGCCAACCATCGTTCGCTGGCGTAACGGCGGTAAGTACGATGGCGGACAGCTTACCAAGCAGGAAAAGGAGCTACGCGATTTCTACAAGCGTCTGCTCAACTTCAGCATCGGCAGCGATGCGCTAATGGGTAAGTATGCCGAAATTCAAACCATCAACCGCAACGAAACTAAGGGATATGACAAAAACCTCTTTTCGTTTGTGCGCTGGAGCAACAAGCAAAAGCTCATCATCGTATCTAACCTAGATGCCAAGCAGAACAGCCAATTTAACCTTACCGTTCCTGCCAGCATCATTAGCCAATGGGGATTAAAGAATGGCTCCTACAAAATGAAGGACGCCCTATATGGCAAATCGGCAACGCTCAAGGTTAGCAACGGAGTAGGAACAGTACAGGTAAGCATCGCCCCTCTAGAATCGTTTATCTACGAAATGTAA
- a CDS encoding glycoside hydrolase family 2 protein has protein sequence MMKRYPTIIACLLLFTGCLSAQVKSKAEFSTAGFYKVDGGGREVYSFNQGWRFAKGNFKNAALTNFNDSQWQATNLPHGLELLPTEASGGINYQGPAWYRKKFDIPQSLKGKKIYLYFEAVMGKSQIWINGQLVKEHFGGYIPFSIEVSQHISFDKENLVAVFTDNSNNPAYPPGKPQEQLDFCYFGGIYRDVWLYSTSAIHITDPNYTNKVAAGGLFTRIESASEKLATLKVRVDVQNETNRKTPVVVVAKLLDKDGKLAAQSRQSLALLPDSSSTAELSMSIKAPNLWTPETPYLYNLVCEIHSNKEVVDAIRQRTGIRTIELKGKDGFILNGKRYQDKLIGGNRHQDYAYVGNALPNSGQWRDAVKLRSAGMRIIRSAHYPLDPAFMDAADELGLFVIVSTPGWQFWNNDPLFEQRVLSDISQMVRRDRNRPSVFMWEPILNETWYPEYFAKKVHDLVHAEYPYKGAYTACDLEARGSEHFDVVYSHPFLTSSKGMVAVSEENKGDATGKNPYDKITRPMFNREWGDNVDNWNSHNSPSRVAKTWGETAMLIQAKHYSMPSYPYTCFQTLYQSPRQMMGGALWHPFDHQRGYHPDPFYGGIMDVFRQPKYSYYMFRSQSDPKLNVENVDCGPMVFVANEMSPFSPEEVTVFTNCEQVRLIINSKDTLMQSAQRIDSGMLHPPVVFKNAFNFMALKALSRANKDNLISLEAQGIIDGKVVATHVRRPSFRPEKIRLELDNLNRLLVADGSDFVPIIASITDKDGNVKRLNEYQIRFEVEGEGSIVGDEQIGANPRKVEWGTAPVLVRSTTKPGKIRVKASVLFPGSNMPSTATLEFESIRSDIPVIAGKNISEAAFNQKGSHQSNAEMEVLKEKLQKVQMELNQIKNKEVEKQQSEFEK, from the coding sequence ATTATGAAGCGATACCCAACTATAATTGCATGCCTACTGCTCTTTACTGGATGCCTTAGCGCGCAAGTAAAAAGCAAAGCGGAGTTTTCGACTGCAGGTTTTTATAAGGTCGACGGAGGAGGAAGAGAGGTTTACAGCTTTAACCAAGGCTGGCGCTTTGCCAAAGGAAACTTCAAAAATGCCGCGCTAACCAACTTTAACGACAGCCAATGGCAGGCTACCAACCTCCCTCACGGGCTGGAGCTGCTCCCTACAGAAGCAAGCGGTGGCATCAACTACCAAGGTCCAGCATGGTACCGTAAGAAATTTGATATCCCCCAAAGCCTTAAAGGGAAAAAGATCTACCTCTACTTTGAGGCGGTAATGGGGAAAAGCCAAATATGGATAAACGGACAGCTCGTTAAAGAACATTTTGGAGGCTACATCCCTTTTTCCATAGAGGTCAGCCAGCATATTTCGTTCGATAAGGAAAATCTGGTGGCTGTATTTACCGACAACAGCAACAATCCTGCTTATCCCCCCGGAAAACCGCAGGAACAGCTCGACTTCTGCTACTTTGGTGGCATCTACCGCGATGTTTGGCTATACTCCACAAGCGCCATCCACATAACCGACCCAAACTACACCAATAAGGTAGCTGCTGGCGGACTTTTTACTAGAATTGAATCGGCCAGCGAAAAGCTAGCAACGCTAAAGGTGCGTGTTGATGTACAAAACGAAACAAACAGAAAAACACCTGTTGTAGTAGTAGCCAAGCTGCTGGATAAAGATGGAAAGCTTGCAGCCCAAAGCAGGCAGAGCCTTGCGCTACTTCCTGACTCGTCCAGCACGGCCGAGCTATCCATGAGCATAAAAGCTCCGAACCTTTGGACACCCGAAACGCCCTACCTCTACAACCTTGTTTGCGAAATCCACAGCAACAAAGAGGTAGTTGACGCCATTCGTCAGCGTACCGGAATTAGAACCATCGAGCTAAAGGGCAAAGACGGATTCATTCTTAACGGAAAGCGCTACCAAGATAAGCTCATAGGAGGAAACCGACATCAAGATTATGCCTACGTGGGCAATGCACTTCCGAACTCGGGGCAATGGCGCGATGCCGTAAAGCTTCGCAGCGCAGGAATGCGCATCATTCGCTCGGCGCACTACCCGCTCGATCCGGCCTTTATGGATGCAGCCGATGAGCTGGGCCTATTTGTAATCGTTTCTACTCCAGGCTGGCAGTTCTGGAACAACGACCCTTTATTTGAGCAGCGAGTGCTCTCAGACATCAGCCAGATGGTACGACGCGATAGGAACAGACCTAGCGTATTTATGTGGGAGCCCATTCTTAACGAAACATGGTACCCCGAATATTTTGCTAAGAAAGTTCACGATTTGGTACATGCAGAATATCCCTACAAGGGAGCGTATACCGCCTGCGATTTGGAAGCACGAGGTTCGGAGCACTTTGATGTGGTATACTCTCATCCTTTTCTTACCTCCTCAAAAGGGATGGTAGCGGTAAGTGAAGAGAATAAGGGTGATGCTACTGGCAAAAATCCTTACGATAAGATTACCCGACCAATGTTTAACCGCGAATGGGGCGATAATGTAGATAACTGGAACTCGCACAACTCGCCTAGCAGGGTTGCCAAAACATGGGGAGAAACAGCCATGCTTATCCAGGCAAAGCACTACTCCATGCCCAGCTACCCCTACACCTGTTTTCAGACTCTTTACCAATCTCCTCGCCAAATGATGGGCGGAGCACTCTGGCATCCATTCGACCACCAGCGTGGCTACCATCCCGATCCTTTTTATGGAGGAATTATGGACGTTTTCCGCCAGCCCAAATACTCGTACTACATGTTCCGCAGCCAGTCCGATCCTAAGCTAAATGTAGAAAACGTCGATTGCGGCCCCATGGTGTTTGTTGCAAACGAGATGTCCCCATTTTCGCCCGAAGAGGTAACCGTATTTACCAACTGCGAGCAGGTAAGGTTAATCATCAACAGCAAGGACACCCTTATGCAAAGCGCACAAAGAATCGATTCAGGAATGCTTCACCCTCCTGTTGTTTTTAAAAATGCCTTCAATTTTATGGCGCTAAAGGCGCTTAGCCGAGCCAACAAGGATAACCTCATAAGCCTAGAGGCGCAGGGTATTATCGATGGTAAAGTGGTTGCAACGCACGTACGTCGCCCCAGCTTCCGCCCCGAAAAAATTAGGCTCGAACTAGACAACCTCAACAGATTGCTGGTTGCCGATGGATCTGACTTTGTACCCATTATAGCATCTATTACCGATAAAGATGGCAACGTAAAGCGCCTTAACGAATATCAAATACGTTTCGAGGTAGAGGGCGAAGGCTCGATTGTTGGAGACGAGCAAATTGGCGCCAACCCACGCAAGGTTGAATGGGGTACCGCTCCTGTTCTCGTAAGATCGACCACCAAACCAGGTAAAATTCGGGTTAAAGCTTCGGTTCTTTTCCCAGGCTCTAACATGCCATCAACAGCAACTTTAGAGTTCGAAAGCATTCGATCGGACATACCTGTAATAGCAGGAAAGAATATCTCCGAAGCTGCTTTCAACCAAAAGGGAAGCCACCAAAGCAACGCAGAGATGGAGGTGCTAAAAGAGAAGCTCCAAAAAGTGCAAATGGAGCTTAACCAAATTAAAAATAAGGAGGTCGAGAAACAGCAATCCGAATTCGAAAAGTAA
- the frr gene encoding ribosome recycling factor, protein MTEIKSIIAQSKEKMDKAIFHLDDALVTIRAGKANPAILNPVMVDYYGSMMPINQVASINTPDAKTIIVAPWEKKMLPVIEKAILTSGIGLTPSNNGEHIRLNIPPLTEDRRKELVKQVRNEGENARVAVRNIRRDANEAIKKLIKAESLAEDLAKDGEAEIQKVTDQFSKKIDELLALKEKEIMTV, encoded by the coding sequence ATGACCGAGATTAAATCGATTATAGCACAGAGTAAGGAGAAGATGGACAAGGCCATCTTTCACCTTGACGATGCACTAGTTACCATCCGTGCAGGAAAGGCCAACCCAGCCATCCTTAATCCAGTTATGGTAGACTACTACGGTAGCATGATGCCCATCAACCAAGTTGCCAGCATCAACACCCCTGATGCAAAAACGATTATTGTTGCGCCTTGGGAAAAAAAGATGCTGCCTGTTATCGAAAAGGCAATCCTAACTTCAGGTATTGGGCTTACACCTTCGAATAACGGCGAGCATATTCGCCTAAACATTCCACCGCTTACCGAAGATCGCCGTAAGGAGCTGGTTAAGCAGGTTCGCAACGAAGGCGAGAACGCTCGTGTTGCCGTTCGTAACATCCGCCGCGATGCAAACGAAGCAATTAAGAAATTGATTAAGGCAGAAAGCCTTGCAGAAGATCTTGCAAAGGATGGCGAAGCCGAAATCCAAAAGGTTACCGACCAATTTAGCAAGAAGATCGATGAGCTTTTAGCTTTAAAGGAAAAAGAAATTATGACGGTATAA
- the pyrH gene encoding UMP kinase: MLKYKRVLLKLSGEALMGADKYGINTAVLNEYAEQIKEVAQMGVEVGIVIGGGNIFRGLSGVNKGFDRVKGDQMGMLATVINSIAIQSALNSIGQKAKVLTSINMAPVGEIYSKEKALELFNQGYVVIIGGGTGNPFFTTDTASALRGVEIEAEVLLKGTRVDGVYTADPEKDPSAVKYDTLSFDEAYNKNLKVMDLTSFAMCKENNLPIIVFDMNTVGNLKQLLTGEKIGTIVKN, encoded by the coding sequence ATGCTCAAGTATAAAAGAGTTTTGCTAAAGCTTAGCGGCGAAGCCCTTATGGGAGCCGACAAGTATGGCATCAACACAGCGGTGCTAAACGAGTATGCCGAACAGATTAAGGAAGTTGCCCAAATGGGGGTAGAAGTAGGCATCGTTATTGGTGGTGGAAATATTTTCCGTGGGCTATCGGGCGTAAACAAAGGTTTTGACCGAGTAAAAGGCGACCAAATGGGAATGCTGGCCACCGTTATCAACAGCATCGCCATCCAATCGGCGCTTAACAGCATCGGCCAAAAGGCAAAGGTGCTTACCTCCATCAACATGGCTCCCGTTGGCGAGATCTACTCGAAGGAGAAGGCCCTAGAGCTCTTTAACCAAGGCTACGTGGTGATTATTGGTGGCGGAACAGGCAATCCATTCTTTACCACCGATACCGCATCGGCCCTGCGTGGCGTAGAAATAGAGGCAGAAGTACTTCTTAAAGGTACACGTGTGGATGGCGTTTACACCGCCGATCCCGAAAAGGATCCCTCAGCCGTTAAGTACGACACCCTAAGCTTCGACGAAGCTTACAACAAGAACCTTAAGGTAATGGACCTTACCTCCTTTGCCATGTGTAAGGAGAATAACCTGCCAATCATCGTATTCGACATGAATACCGTTGGAAACCTAAAGCAGCTGCTTACCGGCGAAAAGATTGGTACAATTGTAAAGAATTAG
- a CDS encoding response regulator transcription factor: protein MEQDVCILVVEDEVKVADLIKRGLEAQGFKVEIAYDGMMGRRLGVQKKYDLIILDVNLPHENGYEVCRSIRERNAKVPILFLTALDTLDDKLIGFDAGADDYIPKPFEMKELLARVRVFLKRSGSYNADPAGSRMLQVADLILDIDSKTVVRAGRKVELTAKEFHLLQYFLENKNRVVSKVDIAEKIWNITFDTGTNVIEVYVNYLRNKVDKGFDRKLIHTIIGMGYVLKEE, encoded by the coding sequence ATGGAACAGGATGTCTGCATTTTGGTGGTGGAGGATGAGGTAAAGGTGGCCGATCTTATAAAGCGTGGCCTGGAGGCTCAAGGTTTTAAGGTGGAGATAGCCTACGATGGTATGATGGGGCGCCGGTTGGGAGTGCAAAAGAAGTACGACCTGATAATCCTCGACGTTAACCTTCCGCACGAAAACGGCTACGAGGTTTGCCGATCGATTCGCGAGCGAAATGCTAAGGTCCCCATTCTATTTCTTACCGCCTTGGATACGCTCGACGACAAGCTCATTGGCTTTGATGCGGGTGCCGACGACTACATTCCAAAACCTTTTGAGATGAAGGAGCTTTTGGCGCGGGTGCGCGTGTTCCTGAAAAGGAGCGGAAGCTACAATGCCGATCCTGCTGGATCGCGTATGCTGCAGGTGGCCGATCTTATTTTGGATATCGACTCCAAAACGGTGGTGCGGGCAGGACGAAAGGTGGAGCTTACGGCCAAGGAGTTTCATCTGCTACAATACTTCCTCGAAAATAAGAACAGGGTGGTGTCGAAGGTTGACATTGCCGAGAAGATATGGAACATAACCTTCGATACGGGAACCAACGTTATAGAAGTTTACGTAAACTACCTTCGCAACAAGGTAGACAAGGGGTTCGACCGCAAGCTTATCCATACCATCATTGGCATGGGCTACGTTCTTAAGGAGGAGTAG
- a CDS encoding sensor histidine kinase: MVIRWKLALWFAGIVSTILIVFSSLIYLSSAKSRQNDFYNRLHERALITASLATDITDADRNLLRKIDTTAVSLEQEQVMIFDRNGKMAYNNKAVNRNVTSKVVQDVFRHKTVRLQLADRYEGVGVEYGNRDYSYAVVISAIDKHGYKRMHNLQISLIIGTVLGIIISLLAGLFFATRALKPMSTVVGRVNNISEKNLHERLDIGNGRDEISELSSTFNRMLARLEEAFAMQKAFVSHASHDFRTPLTVMLGEIEVMLLQHPNTPELTRMLLSLKEEILTLNALSSKLLDLAKASVDASNASTAKVRIDEVLFTAIAECSRAYPNYRIHLDFSELPCEESLLTVDGDEQLLKTAFVNLISNGCKFSTDGSIHISIKCSSSRIEVAFADKGIGIPTSELDKIFQPFYRVQSDKKIPGHGLGLALTSRVISLHGGHIDVQSEVGKGSTFTVVLGKDLLP; encoded by the coding sequence ATGGTAATACGTTGGAAGCTGGCGCTTTGGTTTGCTGGTATTGTCAGCACCATTCTGATTGTATTTTCTTCGCTGATCTACCTCTCCTCGGCTAAGTCTCGGCAAAACGACTTTTACAACCGGCTGCACGAGCGGGCGCTGATAACCGCCTCCTTGGCAACCGATATCACCGATGCCGATCGTAACCTGCTGCGTAAGATAGACACAACGGCGGTTTCGCTAGAGCAGGAGCAGGTGATGATTTTTGACCGCAACGGAAAGATGGCCTACAACAACAAGGCGGTAAACCGCAACGTTACCTCGAAGGTTGTTCAGGACGTTTTTCGTCATAAAACGGTACGGCTTCAGCTGGCCGACCGATACGAGGGGGTAGGTGTGGAGTATGGTAATCGCGACTACTCCTACGCGGTGGTCATCTCGGCTATCGATAAGCACGGCTACAAGCGGATGCATAACCTCCAGATTTCGCTAATCATCGGGACGGTTCTAGGCATCATCATCTCGCTGCTGGCCGGCTTGTTTTTTGCAACTCGGGCGCTCAAGCCGATGTCCACCGTTGTTGGGCGCGTAAATAATATCAGCGAAAAGAACCTGCACGAACGGCTGGATATAGGCAACGGGCGCGACGAGATTTCGGAGCTCTCGTCGACTTTTAACCGGATGCTTGCCCGCCTGGAGGAGGCCTTTGCCATGCAAAAGGCGTTCGTATCGCATGCCTCGCACGACTTTAGAACGCCGCTAACGGTTATGCTGGGCGAGATTGAGGTGATGCTGCTGCAGCATCCCAACACCCCAGAGCTTACCCGGATGCTTCTTTCGTTAAAGGAGGAAATCCTTACCCTAAACGCCCTATCGTCTAAGCTGCTCGACTTGGCCAAGGCCAGCGTCGACGCCAGCAACGCGAGCACGGCCAAAGTCCGAATCGATGAGGTGCTATTTACCGCCATAGCAGAGTGCTCGCGCGCGTACCCCAACTACCGGATTCATCTCGATTTTAGCGAGCTCCCCTGCGAAGAATCGCTGCTTACCGTTGATGGCGACGAGCAGCTGCTCAAAACCGCCTTTGTCAACCTCATCTCCAACGGCTGCAAGTTCTCTACCGATGGTTCCATTCACATCTCCATAAAATGCAGCAGCTCTCGGATTGAGGTCGCTTTTGCTGATAAAGGAATTGGAATCCCCACCTCCGAGCTAGATAAGATCTTCCAACCCTTTTACCGCGTGCAGTCCGACAAAAAGATACCCGGTCATGGCCTAGGCCTTGCGCTAACCTCTCGGGTTATCTCCCTTCACGGAGGACATATCGACGTGCAATCGGAGGTCGGAAAAGGATCCACCTTTACGGTTGTGTTAGGCAAGGATCTCCTTCCTTAA